In Myxococcus stipitatus, a single window of DNA contains:
- the lnt gene encoding apolipoprotein N-acyltransferase, which produces MKGVQWDVAPTWRYRGVVSVALTAVCLAAYASLESRWVALGFIGLAPWLGAVDQARTFKGALALGAGLAAVFAALVFGWFPRALQAYSGAPLWLCWGGLVLLAPLFQPQLVLTALARWLARRGMGERESGLPGVVGMLVYVGVEWLVPKLFADTLGQGLVSSERLRQGADLAGAPGLTLVMLAVNECVLAAARAFRARGVLPALRPLVGAAVLVLGLVGYGAHRLREVREATAEAPSLVVGAVQANITNYEKLKAERGAYEVVRMVLDTHYALSDALLREGPVDLLAWPETVYPTPFGAPKSDAGAELDAEISAYVAARGVPLVFGSYDVEAGREYNATMFLEPSTERGGAPVRTAYRKSMLFPLTEWVPDAIDTPTLREWLPWTGRWSRGPGPRTVRVRLRDGRPLTVAPLVCYDTLFPSYAADEVRQGAQLLLTLSNDSWFVGTPGPRLHLTHAVFRSIETRRPQVRVTNSGVSALIDATGAVLGEVGDDQRGTLAMRVPATAALTPLALAWGNWLGPVALGLAVVLLGGVALGGRGGRR; this is translated from the coding sequence TTGAAGGGCGTGCAATGGGACGTGGCGCCCACGTGGCGCTACCGGGGCGTCGTCTCCGTCGCGCTCACCGCTGTCTGTCTGGCGGCCTACGCGTCGCTCGAGTCGCGCTGGGTGGCGCTGGGCTTCATCGGCCTGGCGCCCTGGCTGGGCGCGGTGGACCAGGCGCGCACGTTCAAGGGCGCGCTCGCGCTGGGCGCGGGGCTCGCGGCCGTCTTCGCCGCGCTGGTGTTCGGCTGGTTCCCGCGCGCGCTCCAGGCGTACTCGGGGGCGCCGCTGTGGCTGTGCTGGGGCGGGCTGGTGCTGCTCGCGCCGCTGTTCCAGCCGCAGCTGGTGCTGACGGCGCTGGCGCGGTGGCTGGCGCGCAGGGGAATGGGGGAGCGGGAGAGCGGGCTGCCCGGGGTCGTGGGCATGCTGGTGTACGTGGGCGTGGAGTGGCTCGTCCCCAAGCTGTTCGCGGACACGCTGGGACAGGGGCTCGTGTCCTCCGAACGGCTGCGCCAGGGCGCGGACCTCGCGGGCGCGCCCGGCCTCACGCTCGTCATGCTGGCCGTCAACGAGTGCGTGCTCGCGGCGGCGCGGGCCTTCCGCGCGCGAGGGGTGCTGCCGGCGCTGCGTCCGCTGGTGGGCGCGGCGGTGCTGGTGCTCGGGCTGGTGGGCTACGGGGCGCACCGGCTGCGCGAGGTGCGCGAGGCGACGGCCGAGGCGCCGTCGCTGGTGGTGGGCGCGGTGCAGGCCAACATCACGAACTACGAGAAGCTCAAGGCGGAGCGCGGCGCGTACGAGGTGGTGCGGATGGTGCTCGACACGCACTACGCGCTGTCGGACGCGCTGCTGCGCGAGGGCCCGGTGGACCTGCTCGCGTGGCCGGAGACGGTGTACCCGACGCCCTTCGGCGCGCCGAAGAGCGACGCGGGCGCGGAGCTCGACGCCGAAATCTCCGCCTATGTCGCCGCGCGGGGCGTGCCCCTGGTGTTCGGCTCGTATGACGTGGAGGCCGGGCGCGAGTACAACGCGACGATGTTCCTGGAGCCCTCGACGGAGCGGGGCGGGGCGCCGGTGCGCACGGCCTATCGCAAGTCGATGCTCTTCCCGCTGACGGAGTGGGTGCCGGACGCCATCGACACGCCGACGCTGCGCGAGTGGTTGCCCTGGACGGGGCGCTGGTCCCGCGGGCCCGGGCCCCGGACGGTGCGCGTGCGGCTGCGCGACGGCCGTCCGCTCACGGTGGCGCCGCTCGTCTGCTACGACACCCTCTTCCCCTCCTATGCCGCGGACGAGGTGCGGCAGGGCGCGCAGCTGCTGCTCACGCTGTCGAACGACTCCTGGTTCGTGGGCACGCCCGGGCCCCGGCTGCACCTGACGCACGCGGTGTTCCGCAGCATCGAGACGCGCAGGCCCCAGGTGCGCGTGACGAACTCCGGCGTCTCCGCGCTCATCGACGCCACGGGCGCGGTGCTGGGGGAGGTGGGGGACGACCAGCGCGGCACCCTGGCGATGCGCGTGCCCGCGACGGCGGCGCTGACGCCGCTGGCCCTGGCGTGGGGCAACTGGCTGGGGCCGGTGGCGCTGGGGCTCGCGGTGGTGCTGCTCGGGGGCGTGGCGCTGGGCGGGCGGGGCGGTCGGCGCTGA
- a CDS encoding reverse transcriptase family protein gives MTARLESFVPATAPEVISPPAPQPASASTLHQREVRRAAHDALLTRWKAIVESGGADAWVQGQLVSRGIAVGELDFSRATEKEKTAWKEKKKAEATERRALERQAHEAWKASHVGHLGPGIHWSESEAPDTFDVAHREERARANGLPELGSAEALAKALGLSVSKLRWFAFHREVDTGSHYLTWSIPKRDGGSRTITSPKPELKEAQRWVLANVVERLPVHGAAHGFVAGRSILTNALAHQGADVVVKVDLKDFFPSVTWRRVKGLLRKGGLPENTSTLLALLATEAPRETVQFRGKTLHVAKGPRALPQGAPTSPGITNALCLKLDKRLSALSKRLGFTYTRYADDLTFSWTKAKAPKARRAQGAPVAVLLARVKDVVESEGFRLHPDKTRVARKGTRQRVTGLVVNQAGKDQPAARVPRDVVRRLRAAIHNRLKGKPGREGESLDQLKGMAAFVHMTDAARGRAFLQQLAQLEARERQAPAEPAPKAG, from the coding sequence ATGACCGCCAGGCTGGAGTCGTTCGTCCCCGCAACCGCGCCGGAGGTCATCTCTCCGCCCGCGCCACAGCCCGCCAGCGCCAGCACCCTCCACCAGCGAGAGGTCCGCCGCGCCGCCCACGACGCCCTGCTCACGCGGTGGAAGGCCATCGTCGAGTCCGGCGGCGCCGACGCGTGGGTGCAGGGCCAGCTCGTCTCCCGAGGCATCGCCGTCGGCGAGCTCGACTTCTCGCGCGCGACGGAGAAGGAGAAGACGGCCTGGAAGGAGAAGAAGAAGGCCGAGGCCACCGAGCGCCGCGCCCTGGAGCGCCAGGCCCACGAGGCCTGGAAGGCGTCGCACGTGGGCCACCTGGGCCCGGGCATCCACTGGTCCGAATCCGAGGCCCCCGACACGTTCGACGTGGCCCACCGCGAGGAGCGCGCCCGGGCCAACGGCCTGCCGGAGCTGGGCTCCGCCGAGGCGCTCGCCAAGGCCCTGGGGCTGAGCGTCTCCAAGCTGCGCTGGTTCGCCTTCCACCGCGAGGTGGACACCGGCAGCCACTACCTCACCTGGAGCATCCCCAAGCGCGACGGCGGCTCGCGCACGATTACCTCCCCCAAGCCGGAGCTGAAGGAGGCCCAGCGCTGGGTGCTCGCCAACGTCGTGGAGCGGCTGCCCGTGCACGGCGCCGCCCACGGCTTCGTCGCGGGGCGCTCCATCCTCACCAACGCGCTGGCCCACCAGGGCGCGGACGTGGTGGTGAAGGTGGACCTCAAGGACTTCTTCCCCTCCGTGACGTGGCGCCGGGTGAAGGGCCTGTTGCGCAAGGGCGGCCTGCCGGAGAACACCTCCACGCTGCTGGCGCTGCTGGCCACCGAGGCCCCGCGCGAGACGGTGCAGTTCCGTGGCAAGACGCTCCACGTCGCCAAGGGCCCGCGCGCGCTGCCCCAGGGCGCGCCCACCTCGCCCGGCATCACCAACGCCCTGTGCCTCAAGCTGGACAAGCGCCTGTCCGCGCTCTCCAAGCGCCTGGGCTTCACGTACACGCGCTACGCGGATGACCTGACCTTCTCGTGGACGAAGGCGAAGGCCCCCAAGGCCCGCCGCGCCCAGGGCGCCCCGGTGGCCGTGCTGCTGGCGCGGGTGAAGGACGTGGTGGAGTCCGAGGGCTTCCGCCTGCACCCGGACAAGACGCGCGTGGCGCGCAAGGGCACCCGCCAGCGCGTCACGGGGCTGGTGGTGAACCAGGCCGGCAAGGACCAGCCCGCCGCCCGCGTCCCGCGCGACGTGGTGCGCCGCCTGCGCGCCGCCATCCACAACCGCCTGAAGGGCAAGCCCGGCCGCGAGGGCGAGTCGCTCGACCAGCTCAAGGGCATGGCCGCCTTCGTCCACATGACGGACGCGGCCCGGGGGCGCGCCTTCCTCCAGCAGCTCGCCCAGCTGGAGGCCCGCGAGCGGCAGGCCCCCGCCGAGCCCGCGCCCAAGGCCGGCTAG
- a CDS encoding alpha/beta hydrolase: MKWQKVLGGVLALGVLAALLVFARALRHSEGYFHYPRVAPQKPEDFAEAQDVRLRTEDALELRGWYVPSRNRAAVVLAHGLSQTRADLLAEARVLRDAGYGVLLFDLRAHGESQGETSTWGDKERLDVRAALDFARARPDVDPERVALVGFSIGSAAVAEVAAKDARVRAVVLLSPFNTLWLAAAYDFRRFGVVSQSGALVPFWRRGIALDEVRTIDAVEHIRPRPLLIVMGTEESGQPLADELFAKVRGYAQTWRIQGAGHGNFAATEPREYPRRLRAFVDAALAPSPPASEAGAP; encoded by the coding sequence ATGAAGTGGCAAAAGGTGTTGGGCGGCGTGTTGGCATTGGGGGTGCTGGCGGCGTTGCTTGTCTTTGCACGCGCGCTGAGACACTCGGAGGGCTACTTCCACTACCCACGCGTCGCGCCCCAGAAGCCCGAGGACTTCGCGGAGGCGCAGGACGTGCGGCTGCGCACCGAGGACGCGCTGGAGCTGCGTGGCTGGTACGTGCCCTCGCGCAACCGCGCGGCGGTGGTGCTGGCGCATGGCCTGTCCCAGACGCGCGCGGACCTGCTGGCGGAGGCGCGCGTGCTGAGGGACGCGGGGTACGGCGTGCTGCTCTTCGACCTGCGCGCGCACGGCGAGAGCCAGGGCGAGACGTCCACCTGGGGCGACAAGGAGCGGCTGGACGTGAGGGCCGCGCTGGACTTCGCGCGGGCGCGTCCGGACGTGGACCCGGAGCGCGTGGCGCTGGTCGGCTTCTCCATCGGCTCGGCCGCGGTGGCGGAGGTGGCGGCGAAGGACGCGCGCGTGCGGGCGGTGGTGCTGCTGTCGCCGTTCAACACGCTGTGGCTCGCGGCGGCGTATGACTTCCGCCGCTTCGGCGTCGTGTCGCAGTCCGGGGCGCTCGTGCCCTTCTGGCGCCGGGGCATCGCGCTCGACGAGGTGCGCACCATCGACGCGGTGGAGCACATCCGCCCCCGGCCGCTCCTCATCGTCATGGGCACGGAGGAGTCCGGCCAGCCGCTCGCGGACGAGCTCTTCGCCAAGGTGCGCGGGTACGCCCAGACGTGGCGCATCCAGGGCGCGGGGCACGGGAACTTCGCCGCCACCGAACCCCGGGAGTACCCGCGCCGCCTGCGGGCCTTCGTCGACGCGGCGCTCGCGCCGTCGCCCCCCGCCAGCGAGGCGGGGGCGCCGTGA
- a CDS encoding GMC family oxidoreductase → MGTSKTTFDVVVVGSGACGGWSAKQLTEAGLNVLVLEAGRSNVADQLLWTWHRVKQKLGYRAETDAKRKQRQSVQSSTFAWPFHPHAFVDDVDNPYTTPQDAPFAWIRARQVGGRTSVKAHGRQFYRLSDFNFKAGSQDGQGPDWPLTLADLAPHYETVERWMGIHGNTDGLDTLPDSVFAAPIPMTPAELWLKERVERRWPERRVIVRRTASAPITIPAAMKTGRLTLRTHAVVNQVLYDDKQGRVTGVTYVDTDTGKVHEATGRVVVLAAGTIETTRLLLHSRSAAFPTGLANTSGQLGRNLMDHTYLLGIEAKMNLPADRQSAEQSWAYIPQFRNVTTREDGFARGYGVQVFTFGDSCHFVPFGEMVPRQDNRVTLDPVVKDRWGIPAAHIDCRHSDNERRMNADAVAACQEMMREAGFTVEKVNDTLSTPGMAIHEVGTARMGSDPRTSVLDPFNRSWDVSNLYVVDGACFPSQGAQNPTLTMMALAVRACDHLVGEFKAGRH, encoded by the coding sequence GTGGGCACGTCCAAGACAACGTTCGATGTGGTGGTGGTGGGTTCCGGGGCGTGTGGTGGGTGGTCGGCCAAGCAGCTGACGGAGGCGGGATTGAACGTCCTCGTCCTCGAGGCGGGGCGGAGCAACGTCGCGGACCAGCTGCTGTGGACGTGGCACCGCGTGAAGCAGAAGCTGGGCTACCGCGCGGAGACCGACGCGAAGCGCAAGCAGCGTCAGTCCGTGCAGTCGAGCACCTTCGCGTGGCCCTTCCATCCGCACGCGTTCGTCGACGACGTCGACAACCCGTACACCACGCCCCAGGACGCGCCGTTCGCGTGGATTCGCGCCCGGCAGGTCGGCGGACGCACGTCGGTGAAGGCGCACGGCCGCCAGTTCTACCGGCTGTCGGACTTCAACTTCAAAGCGGGCAGCCAGGACGGGCAGGGGCCGGACTGGCCGCTGACGCTGGCGGACCTGGCGCCGCACTACGAGACGGTGGAGCGGTGGATGGGCATCCACGGCAACACGGACGGGCTGGACACGCTGCCGGACTCCGTCTTCGCCGCGCCCATCCCCATGACGCCCGCCGAGCTGTGGCTCAAGGAGCGGGTGGAGCGCCGCTGGCCCGAGCGCCGCGTCATCGTCCGCCGCACCGCCTCCGCGCCCATCACCATCCCCGCGGCGATGAAGACGGGCCGCCTCACCCTGCGCACGCACGCGGTGGTGAACCAGGTCCTCTACGACGACAAGCAGGGGCGCGTGACGGGCGTCACCTACGTCGACACGGACACGGGCAAGGTGCACGAGGCCACGGGGCGCGTGGTGGTGCTCGCCGCGGGCACCATCGAGACGACGCGCCTGCTCCTGCACTCGCGCAGCGCCGCCTTCCCCACGGGCCTGGCCAACACGTCGGGGCAGCTGGGCCGCAACCTGATGGACCACACGTACCTGCTGGGCATCGAGGCGAAGATGAACCTGCCCGCCGACCGGCAGAGCGCCGAGCAGAGCTGGGCCTACATCCCCCAGTTCCGCAACGTCACCACGCGCGAGGACGGCTTCGCGCGCGGCTACGGCGTGCAGGTGTTCACCTTCGGGGACAGCTGCCACTTCGTCCCGTTCGGGGAGATGGTGCCGCGCCAGGACAACCGCGTGACGCTCGACCCGGTGGTGAAGGACCGCTGGGGCATCCCCGCCGCGCACATCGACTGCCGCCACTCCGACAACGAGCGGAGGATGAACGCCGACGCGGTGGCCGCGTGCCAGGAGATGATGCGGGAGGCGGGCTTCACCGTGGAGAAGGTGAACGACACGCTGTCCACGCCGGGCATGGCCATCCACGAGGTGGGCACCGCGCGGATGGGCTCCGACCCGAGGACGTCCGTGCTCGACCCCTTCAACCGCAGCTGGGACGTGTCCAACCTCTACGTGGTGGACGGCGCGTGCTTCCCCTCGCAGGGAGCGCAGAACCCCACCCTCACGATGATGGCGCTCGCGGTGCGCGCCTGCGACCACCTGGTGGGCGAGTTCAAGGCCGGCCGGCACTGA